The Anopheles gambiae chromosome 2, idAnoGambNW_F1_1, whole genome shotgun sequence genomic sequence GGTGACGGCATCCGGACTGGGCACGATCGGCACCACCGGCCCCGGAAGTGCCGGCGTGGTCGGAAGCGCAGTCAACAGCaccagtggcagcagcaatggaagcagcagcggcggcactaccggcaccagcaccagcaacaacggTCCTGGCAGTGGGCCAATCACCACCGCATCGACAGGCCCGGCCAGCGGCTCGACCCTCTCACCGCACGGCCTCAGCGACATCGATCAGGCACAGTTCGAGGCGGACAAGCGGGCAGTCTACAAGTGAGTACAAAGTGCACAGcatcaaagaaaggaaggtcgtttttttttatggaattttCATGCTTTAAGCTGCTTCTTGAGGGATAAAGTGGAAACGGGGATTCGAAATGCTTTTTGcgtaattttttatttatttgtcatTTTTCAAAGCCGCTcgagaagaagcagaaactTTAGTTTCGAGTGGGTTTATTGCGAATATCCTCAAAAAATTTGACTGTCGTCGTTTGAAGATGGATGCTGTAAATCAAATTATTCAAACTAACAAAGAAAAGCCGCCAGTAGACATCAAAGACGAAAGACCTACAGTATGATTTATCACCTTAAAGTTGAGTTCTTGCGAGGAATTCGGTTCGAGTTCTTGCGCTCAAACGCAATTCCCTGATAACAGCACGACGGGAGAGCGATATCCTCTTGAACCAAGCAGCGTTTCAAGCAGCACACACCAAAGAGGAGATGCTGTCGTAAATGGCGTTTGATACTGTATGTCTTTAAAACTAAATCCAACCAATCCAAACCATCGTGTTGCCAACTTCCCTCTCACACAGTGACCGTGTAACATTCGtcaaaatactaaaaataatcaaatgcAACACTAACGCGAAACAAATGTTGGAATCGGGAGGTCCCATCACACCCTCGAGCGAAATggggagaaggagagaaaaagcgaacaaaacccacacacagaTGCCCAATGCCCGTGAGGAAGACAATCGAGGTCGTCATCATAAGGGGGTGGTGTGGGTGGTGCTCCCTTCTTcctactacacacacatatggttttgtgaaaatgcatttCGAAGACGTGATCGACCACCGGTTGGTACGTGAGAGATCCGATGACCGGCGACAGCAGGGACGGCGGCGGTCGGCGGCGGCACTTGAGAGTCAAATCCGGAGGAAAAGAACACATTTTACCATTACAGCGTCACCGCTACATCCTCCAGCTCCTCTCCCTATTCCCCTGATATATTCCGTATAAACCCTTCGATCTGGCGTGGCGAGCacatttgaatgtgtgtggtCGAAGAGAGTGGCACGATTTGCATACACCCGGCTTCGATCGGTCTACTAAAGGGGGTACGGAAGCAATGTGTTCGCCTCCATTTTGCCTTTCCTACAATGTATTATGCACATTGTAAAACTGCGTCCGTTCGTTCCCCGGTTTTGCATCATCTTCATCGAACGGAGGAAATGGCCACAAATGACACGATGACAGAGTTTTCCGACCGTTCGTTGGAAGAGAGGATATCAGGGGagtgtccttttttgttgctctggGAAGCAAAAGTGCATCCAGTTACGCGCTGTGCATCCGGGGAAAAGGGTGGAAAAAGCCGAGAGCTTGGTGGGCTATGAGACGATAAAGAAATTTccaatgcaaaataaaacacgaaAAAGGAACGATTGCGACGATTGCGACGGACTGGCAAATGGCTTGTGTTGTCAGTCAGAAATGGATCtttgccggtttttttttcgctgcagCTGCACACAAGGACGAAACAGTGGAAGGATAATCGCCTCGTTCGTGCCAGTTCCGGCACCGCTGGCATGTCCCACCCACGAGCGGGGGAAGAAAATTGTAAAGTATATGGCATTTACGAAGCGTTATGAGATAGCGCACAATGGCTTTATTAGATGgaggtctctctctctttccctctgtctctGCTTGGTATCCCTGTGGGGCATGTTGCTTGATGTGTTGTAATTACAAagtatgtttgtgtgctagTTTCTGTGATGATCTTCCATCTTTtgctctcctctctctctctctctctcttcgcaGACATCCTCTGTTTTCGCTGCTGGCACTGCTGCTGGAAAAGTGTGAACAGGCCACGCAAGGCTACATTCCTTCCTCGTCTTCCGCGTCCAGTCCAAACGGGTCGTCGAACCATGGCACCAGCGATGGGGACAGTTTCTCCCGAGATATTCAGGTAAAACAATCCCACCTACAATTCGCCACCTGACTGCCACTAAACGTCTACTACTCTACCACTCGTGGTCCGTATTGTAGGCCTTTGTACAGCTGCTGGAGAAGGAAAAGCGCCCCCTGCTGACGAACAACAGCGAGCTGGACGGACTGATGATAAAGGCGCTGCAGGTGCTGCGAATACACCTGCTCGAGCTGGAGAAGGTGCAGGAGCTGTGCCGGGACTTTTGCACGCGCTACATCGCCTGCCTGCGCAGCAAGATGCAGTCGGAGAACCTGCTGCGGTCGGACTACGCGCtcgagcacaacaacaacctgtCCAACTCCAACAGTCCCATCAACAGTCCCGAGCAGGTTCGTTGCTTGtgttgtacttcaatttgatTTGAAGAATCGGTTTTAATTCGCAATTGTTGGGCGTCTTCTCGTTTTGCAGGATCTTTCCGGGAGTGCCCAAGGCTATTACCAGAGCGCCGACTACCTGCAGGGAAGTGACACTAGCGAGTACAGCAACATGCAAGGTAAGTCAGTGGTCAGTGGCTACGAACTAGAACAACCACCCAGTTGCAAGTTGCGTTCTACAATCCTCCAAGCCAAGGGAAGTGCATTGAGCGGTGGTCCCGTTACGCCCCTGCTACCCCACccggtgctgcagcagcagcagcctccgCAGCAATCGCTTCACCACCCTCACCAGCAAGTGCCGCCAGCAGCAATCGATTCACCGAACAGTGCCACCGTCCTGGAAAGCTCGGTTCTGCCCCAAGACATGTCGCACAGTCCAAGCGCACTCGCCGTTGGAATGCCTGGACTTGCCGGACTGCCTCCGCTGCATGATGGGCCTGGAGCCGGAGCGATGTTTCCCACTGACcttacagcagcagcggcagccgcCGCCATGGCattccaacagcagcagcaacaccatcaacagcagcagcagtaccatcTGCCCCTCCATCCGAGCGCGGGTCCGATGTCGCTCGGCACTGCTGTTGGTGGTTGTCCGCCGGCAATAGCGCTTACCTCACCGCTTGACATGTACGCCGGGCAGCTGTCGCCGTGCGGGAGCTCCGATGAGCTCGACTCCGAGCTTGACTCGCCAGGGGACGGGGATTCGGGCTCGGGCAAGCGGCACAAGCGGGGCATCCTGCCCAAGCACGCCACGAGCGTGATGCGCGCCTGGTTGTTTCAGCATCTAGTCGTTAGTATGAATCCAACGTGCCGTTGCAatgttttcaactaattttgatcttttcttctttttctttcccttcctctctctcgctctctctgtcGCTTCCGGTGCTTCCATTGGACCAAAGCAGCATCCCTATCCTACTGAGGACGAGAAGCGTGCGATAGCGGCACAAACGAATCTCACGTTGCTTCAGGTAAAGGGCCATCTCCAAGTGTCCCGCGGGGGTAGAAGACTAGAAGATATATACTGATaatcgttttttcttcttcttcttcttcttcttcttcttcttcttccttttctctttgcAGGTAAACAATTGGTTCATTAATGCCCGGCGACGTATCTTGCTGCCAATGTTAGAAAATGCCTCCGACAACTCGGGAGAGTAAGGCAGTTCTTTACCTTCACCTCCAAAAGCTAAGCTGCTGACGCAAACCTAGTCCACCAAAGATGTGTCAGGCTCATTCAGGAAGGTTTTATTTCTCACATTAAAACCGCAACCGCATGGGGAAAGATCCACAGTTCCGttcgcagcagtagcagcatcagcaaagGGACATTACTCGCAATCAACTATCAAGCTGAAAGATCTCCGTACCGCCACGTTGTACGCCACAGCGAAGGAAACAGTGTGACCACTTGcatacgcgcgtgtgtgttttgcaaaacaatcCTTCCCCCTTTGTCCAATCATTGTTGTTCCTGTTCAATCCAAACAATTTCGAACAAAACGCTTGCATTGAGCTGGTGACATGTTTTGCAAACAGTGTCGCCGTAATCGTTGTTTTACGATTAATTATGGGGCTTTTAGGAATGTctaacaacaaccaccaccacccactgTCACGATCGTGTAATTGCTTGAGCTGTCCGCAGTTTTTTAGACGATCAATTGAATGCAATGGTTTGTCGTAGTTCCTCTGATTGTGGAATTGTTTTCGACCATTTCCCTCCGTGAGGCAAATGAGTTTTCCTTTCTCCGTCTTTTCTTCTAATCAACCTTACCTatcgaacaaacaaaactgccCCTTATTccgcataaaaaaaactcaaacacacacacactctctcccaGAGCGAGAAAAGGCTGGCCAACCGGCAACGGCCGAGAAATTGCTCCCAATCATTGTGGGTAAACAGTGGCACCGTACCGTTTCGTGCCGGGGCTGGTCCGGTCGGTACCGTGCCGTCCGATTTGAAtagaaatgcaatttataaacAAATTCATCCCAATCAGAGTTGAGACCTCACTGCTTGACTTTTTCCTCCCCCCTGCCTGCCAACTCGCACACCTTGCACGGAAGTGGCAATCGCGTTTCAAATTTCGGTCACAGCACACAGCATTCCAGAGAAAAGgtcctgcgtgtgtgtgtgtgtggtgcctTCCGAAAAGCGGGCGAAGTGTTATTAATTAACTCGAACCGCTCGCTCGAACTTGGCCACCGTCGGCCGGCTGTATCCTTTCATCGGTTAATGCTATTAACGGCCcgaacggtggtggtgaacgtgcgagaaaacacaaaataacacacacacacacgagccgACAGTGCGTGCTAGCGCGCTATGATGAGGTCTGAAttgattaatatttattacCTTGGTAATGAGCCTCCGGCGCTACTCCGGTCCTTCGCTAGGCCGGAAGCAGGAGGGGGCAAcggtgggtttttgtttttcattctctGCTCCTCTGTCTCCTGCACCCGCCGTGAGAAGGTTCTTCGttaccctctctctctctctctctccgtgcACGGTGGGCTGCAAAGGTAACTCAATTAGTGGCGGGAGGAAATGGACCGGTGTGTCGAAGTCGGTGGAAAATGTGGAACCGGCGTGAACACACGGGAAAGGACATTCGTGCGGACCAGTTCGGTGGCTGAAGGGAAAGGTTCGATTATACTTACGCGAGaagagggtgtgtgtgtgtgtggttcgtttggttttggttgacCAGTGGTGGATGTAATCGGATGACgattacataaataaataccatTTACATACATTTGGACGCAGGAGAAGAAAGGGGGAAGGACAACACACGCCGTCCTGCAAGTGAAACTATTGGATTAAAATCCCTCGCCGACGATGGCCGCGTGTTTACGGCCGTTGCACTTAAAAGCAA encodes the following:
- the LOC1269694 gene encoding homeobox protein PKNOX2; translation: MQENSVTAVPVSAVTASGLGTIGTTGPGSAGVVGSAVNSTSGSSNGSSSGGTTGTSTSNNGPGSGPITTASTGPASGSTLSPHGLSDIDQAQFEADKRAVYKHPLFSLLALLLEKCEQATQGYIPSSSSASSPNGSSNHGTSDGDSFSRDIQAFVQLLEKEKRPLLTNNSELDGLMIKALQVLRIHLLELEKVQELCRDFCTRYIACLRSKMQSENLLRSDYALEHNNNLSNSNSPINSPEQDLSGSAQGYYQSADYLQGSDTSEYSNMQAKGSALSGGPVTPLLPHPVLQQQQPPQQSLHHPHQQVPPAAIDSPNSATVLESSVLPQDMSHSPSALAVGMPGLAGLPPLHDGPGAGAMFPTDLTAAAAAAAMAFQQQQQHHQQQQQYHLPLHPSAGPMSLGTAVGGCPPAIALTSPLDMYAGQLSPCGSSDELDSELDSPGDGDSGSGKRHKRGILPKHATSVMRAWLFQHLVHPYPTEDEKRAIAAQTNLTLLQVNNWFINARRRILLPMLENASDNSGE